atgatttaacttGAAAGAGTAATATAGGGCAAAATGCATGCTCACTACAATTTTGTGTATGGGCTGTAGACGACCACGTTGGATACTTCTAATGTCTGCATGGCAGGACTGATGGCTTCTATTAGTCTATAACGTGGTTAGCTAGCTAGGATTTGTAAGATGATGGCAACAAAAGCATTAGTATCATGCGCATTTGGGGTTTGGACTTTGGACCATTCATACATGAAAGGGATACAACCTACTTTACCTCAATATGCATGCAACAACAATTGAAGGCGAGTTTCGGTTAAAAAATCAgactataattatttaaaaggtcaaaattaatatataaaaattcatTGTAACAGTTATTATCATAAagtgaaatttaaaaatttaagagGAGATTATATTGTGGCCATCCCCACCACCTCTCTATATCCTCCCATGGCCTATGCACAAATTATTAGGTTTCAACCAAAAACTAAGTAAAATCGTGAAGCTTACTCCACCGTACTCCTGTTTAGTTGAAACAACTACCTAATTATGTttcttaatcttttattttagttttaaacaaattaaaagttaCACTCACTATTTTTGGACTAAAACTAATtcgaaaaaaaatctaattaaaatacGAATTATATATACATCAAAAAATAGAATCATattaaattaaggaaaatttacctaaaataatccaacctattcacgattttcctacaataatcccaattatcgattaaccatgaataatccgaacTTAGGAGGGTCTTTGCCTTGGGTACACCCGGGTGACCTGCTACCCATTGtagcaagtcattttgaatataaaaaaaaaagataaatattttaaaaaatggaaaatttacccagaataatccaatctatttacgattttcctacaataatcccaattaTTGGCTAAATGCCAGAAAATTACCTGTTGCACTGGTAAAAACAagagcaacaacagcacaggttaagtgagtcaatagttgggattattcatggttaatcgataattgggattattgtaggaaaatcgtgaataagttggattattctgggtaaattttccttaaattaattaactaccaacaattttattaataacatatATCATCCAACTTAATTCCTAGTACAAATTACAAAACAAtgcaatcaaataattaatgatatatattacttgctaacaatattaatactaaaaaaaatagaatataattttaggttagtctaataattaaaaacttttttcatttttttaataagggtacgaaaaaattttattacccGTAAGATTTTTCTAGCCAAACCCCAAATGAAAAAAACTAGATAGCAACCAAAAAAGGCTCAActtgaacaaaaataaaactaaatttaatgaagaattacaCTCAATTAGCAAGAGCATGTTGAAGCCACCTTCTAGAACTTTCCATTAAACCAGGACTTAACCTAAacattaaaacacaaaattccATTTGATTCAAACAACCATCTTTATCAACATCTCCTTCCTTCAACATTTCTTtaacttcttcatcattcataccTTTTAACCCTAAAACTCCCaaattcttcttcaagctctcaAATGTGATCAACCCTTTTTTTTCATCCATTAGTAGTCTAAACCCATTACATAATTCCTTCATAAACCCTTCTTCACCAAGCTTTTCCACCATTGTTGGTAAGAAATCTTCGAAAACAACTCCATTGTTGCCAATTATGTTGCTTTGACTTGCCGCCATGAAAATAAAGTCAAGCTTAGCTTGATGATATTGTATGGTTATGTTATGGAGTTATGGTAGTTTTACAGGTTGGTGTGTGTTGGGTATGATTTGTGAGTTTTGGGTTTATTTATAGAGGAAGAATTGGACGAAAGTTAATAAGACAAAAAAGTATATAAGTTCCATGAATGTAAATTCGGGTATATGGAGATGATGTTCCGGGTGTCATTAGTTTATACAGTCAATAATTATCTTTGTTTCAAATTTACATCAAATTTAAAGACCCCTTAAAAGAAGACTTTATTAAATGGCGAtgtgatatatattagtgttagATTTCCTTTAAAATGATcgagattttttttatatagaaatttatatgattaaaattattatgtatatttgaTCAATTATTATTCTATTGTAGATGTCAtatgatattttaaattttaatcaatGAATTATTAGGTTCCTTAAAAAGTCATAGTTTGAGtgttatttgaaaaattatatcctattaatatttgtattgaattgtgtaaaatatataaaatttgttTGATAACTATATGATTGTTGGTCGGAGCTTTAATCTAGTTAATCAACTTAAGGTatttttgttagagtatataacatattatggggcCTCAATCATcattttaagcttttggttgagttggttctttgatatggtatcagagttaACATGATAAGGGGtcacgggtttgaatctcaaccacccatcatttaaagtggaatatttaccactaggtatgaggagggcctgtgctgcatccacactactagcccaaagggctctcatgtgaggaagcgtgttagagtatataacatatcttagagcctcaactatcaacttaaacttttggttgaattgattaCTTGATAGTATTGGTTAATTTACTAATTGTTGAAAACTTAAAACAACTCAATAAGCCAATTGATGGTTGatgaaaaattgtttgttcACTGCTTGTTGATGAAAATGGGTTAG
This genomic stretch from Amaranthus tricolor cultivar Red isolate AtriRed21 chromosome 9, ASM2621246v1, whole genome shotgun sequence harbors:
- the LOC130823513 gene encoding calcium-binding protein KRP1-like, whose product is MAASQSNIIGNNGVVFEDFLPTMVEKLGEEGFMKELCNGFRLLMDEKKGLITFESLKKNLGVLGLKGMNDEEVKEMLKEGDVDKDGCLNQMEFCVLMFRLSPGLMESSRRWLQHALAN